In Corallococcus macrosporus, the following are encoded in one genomic region:
- a CDS encoding glutamine synthetase family protein, which yields MASRPKAKVLTHPAMARRARAKERTEGGPRAVPGQQGDLDSLRRWMDEKGVRKVKLGAIDVDGVFRGKYVSLEKFWSAAKSNMGFCDVVFGWDLGDELLDNTKVTGWHTGYPDTPAKVDLSTARIIPWEPDTAAFLLDFVNPDGTPFEASPRQLLQKMGQRARKLGFLPKFGAEYEFFLFKEGPQSLHEKGFQNLTPLTPGMFGYSWLRTSMNAPLVHALIDGCNAYGLNIEGFHTETGPGVFEAAIRYDTLELAADRAALFKTVVKEICAKHGVSACFMAKVDPKLPGCSGHVHQSLWNLKDEENLFHDPSQKHGMSKLMRHYIGGQVALMPELTALYWPTINSYKRSVENTWAPTTATWGLENRTCAIRVIGDSPKSMRIEYRQLGADMNAYIGMAVSLAAGLWGIENEVEPPAPVLSNAYEAKHTKPLPRNLKDAVALLKNSERAREILGEGFVDHFVRTREWEVRQYERAVTSWELERYLELI from the coding sequence ATGGCATCGCGTCCCAAGGCCAAGGTGCTCACTCATCCGGCGATGGCCCGCCGGGCCCGCGCGAAGGAGCGCACCGAGGGTGGGCCGCGCGCGGTGCCCGGACAGCAGGGGGACCTGGACTCCCTGCGCCGGTGGATGGACGAGAAGGGCGTCCGCAAGGTGAAGCTGGGCGCCATCGACGTGGATGGCGTCTTCCGCGGCAAGTACGTGTCGCTGGAGAAGTTCTGGAGCGCCGCGAAGAGCAACATGGGCTTCTGCGACGTCGTCTTCGGCTGGGACCTGGGCGACGAGCTGCTGGACAACACCAAGGTCACGGGCTGGCACACGGGCTACCCGGACACGCCCGCGAAGGTGGACCTGTCCACCGCGCGCATCATCCCGTGGGAGCCGGACACCGCGGCGTTCCTGCTGGACTTCGTGAACCCGGACGGCACGCCCTTCGAGGCGAGCCCCCGCCAGCTGCTCCAGAAGATGGGCCAGCGCGCGCGCAAGCTGGGCTTCCTGCCCAAGTTCGGCGCGGAGTACGAGTTCTTCCTCTTCAAGGAGGGCCCCCAGAGCCTGCATGAGAAGGGCTTCCAGAACCTCACGCCGCTGACGCCGGGCATGTTCGGCTACTCGTGGCTGCGCACGTCCATGAACGCGCCGCTGGTGCACGCGCTCATCGACGGCTGCAACGCGTACGGGCTCAACATCGAGGGCTTCCACACGGAGACGGGCCCCGGCGTCTTCGAGGCCGCCATCCGCTACGACACGCTGGAGCTGGCGGCGGACCGCGCGGCGCTCTTCAAGACGGTGGTGAAGGAGATCTGCGCGAAGCACGGCGTGTCCGCGTGCTTCATGGCGAAGGTGGACCCCAAGCTGCCCGGCTGTTCCGGCCACGTGCACCAGTCGCTGTGGAACCTGAAGGACGAGGAGAACCTCTTCCACGACCCGTCCCAGAAGCACGGGATGAGCAAGCTGATGCGGCACTACATCGGCGGGCAGGTGGCGCTGATGCCGGAGCTGACGGCGCTCTACTGGCCCACCATCAACAGCTACAAGCGCAGCGTGGAGAACACCTGGGCGCCCACCACCGCGACGTGGGGCCTGGAGAACCGCACCTGCGCCATCCGCGTCATCGGCGACAGCCCCAAGTCCATGCGCATCGAGTACCGCCAGCTGGGCGCGGACATGAACGCGTACATCGGCATGGCGGTCAGCCTGGCCGCGGGCCTGTGGGGCATCGAGAACGAGGTCGAGCCGCCCGCGCCCGTGCTGTCCAACGCCTACGAGGCGAAGCACACCAAGCCGCTGCCCCGCAACCTGAAGGACGCGGTGGCGCTGCTCAAGAACAGCGAGCGCGCCCGCGAAATCCTGGGCGAGGGCTTCGTCGACCATTTCGTGCGCACCCGCGAGTGGGAGGTGCGCCAGTACGAGCGGGCGGTCACCTCCTGGGAGCTGGAGCGCTACCTGGAACTCATCTGA